The nucleotide sequence AATCGAACAAAAGCTTAAAGAAGACACTCATTTTACAGAAGAGGATTTTATTTCAGAGGAAGAGTTTCAAATTCTCTTTCATACACTGTCTTCTTATGAAGGTTTAACTGAAAAACAACAAAAATATAGGCACTTGCTGATTAAAAGAAACAAAGCGATCGTTTCACTTCTGTATCATTACGGCCTTACATTGCAAGAAATAACAAACATTGAGATGAGACACGTACATTTTACTCAACATGAGTTAACTGTTGTGAATAAAAATGAAACACGTTTGATTCCTCTTGATGATGAAACACAACGTTTCATTTACGATTACAAAGAAGATATTCCTGAAGCTATCAGACCGAGGAGTTATTCTTCTGACCGCTTCTTTATAGCTTTTGATTATCAGAGGGGAACTTTCCGATTTGATTATGCAAATTATGAACCAAAACCACTTACGGTTATTGCCATTCAAAAAATGCTTAGACAAGAAATTCAGCGCTCGGGTTTAAGAAAAGGAATTAGTTCTCACCATTTAAGGAGGACTTCCATATTAAATCTGTTAAAAAAAGGAAAAGATGAAGAAGAAGTACAGTTGTGGTTTGGTTTAAAATCGCATCTTACCCTACATCGGTATGAGACATTCTTAGACGAGACTTTAAAAGCATAAAACTATATAAAAACTCCCTAACAACCTTAAATCCAGGCTCTTAGGGAGTATTTTTTATTCATTCGTATTTGCAGAAGATAAATCGACATTTCGGTGCGGGGTGAACGTAGAAATGGCATGCTTGTAAATGAGGTGCTGCTTACCATCTGCCTCTAGTACAACAGTAAAGTTGTCAAACCCCTTCACTAAACCTTTAAGCTGAAAACCATTCAGCAAATATACGGTCACATAAATGGTTTCGCGACGTAATTGGTTTAAGTAATGATCCTGTAAATTGATTGATTGCTTCATGTGAACAGATCCTCCTCTTTGGGCATTACCCTTATACATTCTCGGAAATTTTTAATTTCCCTTCAACAAAGTGACGAATTTCTGTAAATTTTTTATGAAATGAAGCTTCATCCATCGAAAACCATTCTACATCCATTTGGTTTCGGAACCATGTGAATTGTCTCTTAGCATATCTTCTCGAGTCACGTTTTAAAAGTGTGATCGATTCTTCTAATGTACTTTCACCAGAAAGATAAGGAAAGAATTCTTTGTATCCTATTGCTTTTGCTGCAAGACTGTTTGTAATGTCCTGTTGAAACAGCATTTTAGCTTCTTCAATAACGCCTTGCTGAACCATAAGATCTACTCGTTCATCAATTCGCTCATATAACAGTTCACGATCCATCGTCAAACCTACTAAAGCTAATTGGTAGAGAGATTCATCCTCATTCTTTCGGTTTCCCTGTTGGGTTGATGGCGCATTTCCTGTTTCATAATAGATTTCAAGCGCTCTGATTACACGCTGCACATTATTTGGGTGAATTTCTTTCGCACGCTCAGGATCAATTTTCAGCAATTCAGCATATAGAGCATCTCGTCCTTCAGTATCAGCTTTTTTTTGCAGCTGATTACGTACTTCAATGTTTTTAGTGGCTTCCGAGAATTCATAATGGTGTGTTACAGCTCGAATGTATAGACCTGTACCTCCTACAATGATCGGAATTTTACCTCTTTTGTTGATTTCCGAGATTCGTTCTCTGGCTAACACTTGAAACTCTGCAACTGAAAAAGGCTCTGAAGGATCTTTTATATCGATTAGATAATGAGGGATTCCCTCTTTTTCTTCCTCAGTGATCTTAGCCGTTCCAATATCGAGCCCCTTATAGACCTGCATGGAGTCACCGCTAATAATTTCACCGTTCATCGCTTTTGCCAGTTCAATACTTGTTTTCGTTTTTCCAACAGCGGTTGGCCCTACAATCACTACTAATTTTTCTTTCATCATAGACTCCTACATGACTCGCTTAAACATTTTTTCGAGTTCATAAGTTGATAAGTGAATCGTAATCGGTCTTCCATGCGGACATGTATAAGGATCTTCAGATGCTCTTAGTGACTCTAGCAATGCAAAGATTTCATCATTTCTTAAATGATGATTCGCTTTAATGGATCCTTTACAAGACATCATGATGGCCGCTTCTTCTCTAAGTTTTTCAATGTCAATCTTTCTATATTCGAGCACCTGCTGCATAATATCCATCATGATTTCTTTTTCATAACTCTTAGGAAACCATTGTGGATGCTCTCTTACAATAAATGTATTTTGTCCAAACGATTCAAGAAACAGACCGACTTCACTTAAGGCTTGTATATGATTTTCTAGAAATGCTGCTTCACTCGCTGTAAATTCAAACGTATAAGGAACCGTTAAAAGCTGGACTTCTCGATCTACTTGTACTACTTTTTTTCTGAAATACTCGTACTTTATCCGTTCTTGTGCGGCATGCTGATCAATCATATAAAGTCCGTTTTCATTTTGAGCTAGAATGTATGTTCCGTGCATCTGTCCGATGGGATACATAACCGGTATTTTTTCTTGCATTTCCTCTGTTTTTGAAAGATTTTGAAGCTGATTTAAGTCTGGCTCTGGCTCATTAGCTGGAATCGGCACTTCTTTATTCTCATCTAAAAGTTTAGCCGCTTCTTTCACATGAGTAGGATTTGTTTGACTAATAAGAGTAGTGTTCAAGTTTCTAGCCGGCATTATATCGAGGATAGGATCGGTTTCTATGTCTTCTTTTTTCGTTCGATAATCAAAAGAAAACGAAGACTGCTCATCAATATCTTTTTGCTTTTGCTCTTTCTTCTTATACTGGACATCCGGTATAAGCTGCTGATTTCTTATAACTTTTCTTACTTCGTTTTCTACCAATTGAACGAGTTCTGCTTCCTTGCTTAATCTCGCTTCATGTTTAGATGGATGGACGTTCACATCTATGATGGTCGGATCCATTTTTACGGCTAGAATGGATATTGGAAAACGTCCGATCGGCAAGAACGTGTGATAGGCGTTTTGTATGGCTTTAGAGATTGCATAGTTTTTAATATATCTTCCGTTCATAAAAAGAGACATATATTGGCGTGAAGCACGGTTCATCTCAGGTTTTGCAATATATCCTGACACTTCATAATCCAGTGACGAAAAAGAAACAGGGATCATATTCTTTGCTGTTTGAATGCCATATACAGAAGCAATGATCTGCAGAAGATTGCCATTTCCTGATGTATGCAGAAGCTCTTTGCCATTGTGTTTTAAACGAAAAGAAATGTTAGGATTCGCTAAGGCAAGTCTGTTTACTAAATCACTGATTGTACCCAATTCAGTCTGTATTGTTTTAACATGCTTTAACCGAGCCGGTGTGTTATAAAACAAATTCCGTACCGTGAGATCTGTACCTTTTCTGCTATTCGTCTGCTGCTGATTCTTGATCTTTCCGTTCTCAATGAACAGATATGCACCAGGACCTTCCCCCGTAGAAGATTTAAGTTCCACTTGAGCGACTGACGAGATACTTGGCAATGCTTCTCCTCGAAAACCCATCGTTTTAATCTGGATTAAGTCTTGCTCACTTTTAATCTTGCTTGTTGCATGGCGGTTAAAAGCCAGTACACAGTCATCTGGCTCGATTCCGTCTCCGTTATCTAGCACACGAATCAGTGACAGTCCGCCCTCTTCTACTTCGATCTCGATTCTTGTTGCATTCGCATCGATTGAATTTTCAACAAGTTCTTTCACAACAGAGGCTGGGCGTTCAACTACTTCACCAGCAGCAATCTTATTTGATAAATGTTCATCTAACTGGACGATTTTGCCCATAACAGAGTGCCTCCTTTATTTTACTTTTTTCTGAAGTTTATACAAAGCATTTATCGCATCAAGAGGTGTCATCTCTAATACATTTAAATCCTTTATTTCTTTAATAATGTCGAGTTCTTTTGAATCTTTTTTTCTTACATTCTCACTTTTGACTGCAAAAAGACTCAGCTGACTTTCTTCCATCTCATCTTCTTTTGAAGCTGAAACCTCTTGAATAGGGAGTGTTTCTCTTTTTTCATGATTCTCATATGTTTGTAAAATGGTCTTAGCTCTTGATATGACCTCTGTTGGCAGTTCAGCTAGCTCAGCTACTTGGATACCAAAGCTTTTATCGGCTTGCCCATCAATTACTTTATGCAAAAATACTAAACTTCCATTTTCCTCTACTGCACTAACAAATACGTTCTTAAGAGACGGCAGTGATTTTTCTAAAACGGTCAGTTCATGATAATGAGTTGAAAATAGTGTCTTGGCTGATATCTTTTCGTGTATGAATTCAATGATTGATTGTGCTAAAGCCATCCCATCATACGTAGATGTTCCGCGACCGATTTCATCTAATAGAATTAAACTATTTTCTGTTGCACTCGTTAAAGCAAAATTCGTTTCAAGCATCTCGACCATGAACGTACTTTGTCCACCTACTAAATCATCAGCAGCTCCAATTCGCGTAAAGATCTGATCGAACATAGGCAACTCTGCACTTTCAGCCGGAACAAAGCAGCCGATCTGCATCATAACAGATGTTAAAGCAAGCTGACGCATATACGTACTCTTACCAGCCATGTTTGGTCCAGTGATCAGGAGCATGCTTCGTTCATGATTTAAATAGATGTCGTTTGGAACATATTCTTGCGCGTCCATGACTTTTTCGACAACAGGGTGTCTTCCTCCGAGAATATTTACTTTTCCATCCTCAGAAACAGTTGGTCTTACATATCTATATTGTTCACTAATCGCTGCAAATGACTGAATAACATCCAGTTCTGAAATGGCTGAAGCGAGTTCTTGAAGCCCTGGAATATATTGTTTCACATGTTCTCTAACTTCTAAAAAGAGTGTGTATTCAAGTCCTGAAATCTTCTCTTCGGCTTCTAAAATAATCCGCTCTTTCTCTTTGAGTTCAGGTGTAACGTAGCGCTCAGCATTCGCCAGTGTTTGTTTTCGTTCATAGCGCTCAGGTACTTGAGATAAGTTAGATTTTGTTACCTCGATATAATAGCCGAAAATTTTATTGAATCCTATTTTTAACGACTTAATGCCGGAAGCTGCCTTCTCTTGCTGTTCGAGTGCAGCAATCCACGCTTTGCCGTTGCTGCTTGCGTCTTTATATTCATCAAGCTTTTCATTATAACCTGATTTAATTAAGCCGCCTTCTTTAATGTTGATAGGTGCTTCATCATGGATCGCAGAGTCTAAATAGTCTGCAAGTGCCTTATGATCGTTCATCTTCGCGTGCAGCTCAGCAGCATATACTCCTTGAATGTCTTTTATCTTTTCTTTTAGTACAGGAACACTAAGAAGAGATCGTTTTAATTGAACTAAATCTCTTGGACTAGCGTTTCCGTATGAAATTTTTGCAATAAGACGCTCCATATCATAAACAGACTTTAATTTTTCTTTTATTTCTTCACGAACAAAGAACTCACCGATTAAATTCTCAACAAGTTGAAGGCGCTTCTCAATCGTCTCTTTTACAAACAAGGGTTCTTCTACCCACTGCTTTAACTTCCTGGCACCCATCGCGGTCATCGTAGCATCTAACAGCCAAAGCAATGAACCCTTTTTTCCTTTTGCCCGGATTGATTCAGTTAGTTCTAAATTGCGTTTAGAGAACGCATCTAGCTTCATTCTTTTATCGTTCTGCTGAAATTCAACCGTTTTAATGTGCTGAAAAGAGCGTTTTTGTGTATGTGTTAAATAACAAAACAATCTTCCTGCAGCACGTATTAATGCTGGATGGGTAATTGTTTTGACAAGATGACTGAACTGGTCTTCAAGTCTGTTTTCTTCTTGAATGGAAATTGATGCTTGTCCAGTTTGTGCTACGATGCTCGTCCATGCATCGGATAACTCTTTGTTACCTACTATTTCTTTAACACCATGACTTAACAGTAGTTGAATAAAAGAAAGATCATTTCCGGAATATGTATAGCCTTTCAACTCACCGGTAGACAAATCACAAAGGATATAAGCATAGGACTCTTTCTCTTTTTCGATTGAAACAAGATAGTTATTTTCTCTGTCATGCAACAGATGATCATCTATAACTGTTCCTGGCGTAATGATCTGAATCACTTCACGCTTTACAACCCCAACAGCCTGCTTCGGGTCTTCCACTTGTTCACAGATCGCCACTTTATGACCATTCTCAACTAGCGTTTTAATATAACCTGCAGAAGAATGATAAGGCACACCGCACATCGGAATTCTGTCCTTAGATCCACCATCTCTGCTTGTAAGTGTAATTTCAAGAATCTGTGATGCATAAACGGCATCATCAAAAAACATTTCATAAAAATCGCCTAGACGAAAAAATAAAAAGGCATCCTGGTGAGCTGCCTTGATTGATAAATATTGTTGAATCATTGGAGTATATTGAGCCATAATTTCACCTTTTTCATAACATTTCAATGTCGCTATTATATCATAATTTATAAGTTCTATCGTTTTCTCTGCATGAAAAAAACGGGAAGCTTTCTCCCCGCTCGTTATTCTTCCAAATCACCGATTAAAAAATTAGGATCTAGATCTTCGAAATTTTCATCTTCTACATCATATTCCCAATCCCTCTTGTGGTCATCGTCAAAACCATCCGGATTTACATACACACATACTTTTGTTTCTCCAATAATCTCACATACAAATTCTCTTTCTACTTGGACAATAACTTTACTTCCGTTTGGAGAAATCGTAGCTTCTAACGTATTTGGCTCTTGAAGTGCTCGGCATGTAACTTCATATTGATTCCCCAAAGCATTCTTATCTCTCACACTAAGATCCACTTTGTCTACGAAATGAATGGTTTCGGTCACTACTTCGGTACGTGTATTATCATTGTACGAATACCAGACATTGATGTCATAGCTTCCTTCTACGTCCACCGCTTCACCGTTTCGGTTTGGTTTATAAGCATGATTGATAATCCAGCACCCTAAAATGCTGCTCGGCCGATGGCTCGGTGCAATTGTATGTGTGGCCTGAGAAAATTTTCTGCCTTTCCCGCAAACCGCTTTCGTGATGATTTCTCTGTAAGTCAGGTCTTGTTCAACGCGTCTTGACATACATGAACCCCTCCTCTACCAATCTCCATACATAGTATGCTGGGCTGATGCCTATTGTGCTTGAATAATTTTATAATCACAATTACTCTAAGTATATGGGCGCTTGTTGTCCAATGTTCTAAAAATATTATTTATATACGGTACGTGAAATTATTTTACGCGATCGTTGTTGCACTTGGAAGTGGTTGATCTCCGCTCCAGGTGCTCGCTTTCCGGGGGGTGTGCGGTGAGCCTACCTACCGCTTGCGCTGTTAGGAGTCTCACCTGGCCCACTCATCCCCCAGGAGTCTCGCACCTTGCGCTCCAATCAACTTTCGAATGAAGAAAAAGTGATTCAATAGAAACGATCCATAAAAAAAGAGCTTTGGAAATTGCAGTGAGATTTTAGTGGTATCAACAAAAAAGTAAAACTGAGCCTAAAATAAAAAACACGATGCCTAGGAGAGACACCGTGCTTATAATATGAAAGATTTTTAGTGACAGCCGCAGCCGCCAGGTGAGCAGCCTTCTTGAGAACCTGTCGTTCCTTTTAAAAGGTCGCCTCCAGTAGATTCGATGATTTCATCCGTCACTTTGTTTGAGATCGTATGAGATACCATCTGCAGAATGTCGTTTACATCGCTTTGAGACTGTTTAAACTCTTGAACAACTGGAATGCTGTCTAGTTCAGCCATGAGCGCATCAATTTTCCCCTCTACTTCTCTTGAAGCTTCATGCTTTTGATAATGCTGAAGATTTACAGCTTGTTTTTGAAGGTTCTTAATTTGCCCCATAAGTCTAGCTACGTTTGCATTCGTGTTGATCTGTGCTTCTGCTTTTTTAAAGAATTCCACTTCGTCAGTCGTAGCGATCATTTTTGCAAGTTCTTTCGCTTTTCCTAAAATATCTTCTTTTGTATAAGTGCTCATTAGCTTACCACCTCTGATTTTTCTACTACCCATTCTCCGCCAAGATTCCACGTTTTAGCATCGGTAATCCGAACTTTAACGATTTCACCTATCAGGTGCTTAGGTGCTTTAAAGTTTACTACTTTATTTGAACCTGTGTGACCCGTGAGTACATCAGGATTCTTTTTACTTTCACCTTCAACCAATACTTCAACTACTTTTCCAACGTAAGCCTTATTTTTTTCTAAAGAAATATCGTTTAGAACCGCGTTCAATCTCTGAAGGCGCTCTCGTTTGACTTCCATCGGTACATTGTCTTGCATTTTTGCTGCTGGAGTACCTTCACGGGGTGAATAAATGAACGTGTAAGCAGCATCATATTGAACTTCTTTAACAAGAGATAATGTCTCTTCAAATTGCTCTTCGGTCTCATTTGGGAACCCGACAATAATATCCGTTGTTAATGCTACATTCGGCATTGCAGCTTTGATCTTGTTTACAAGCTCTAAATAGTGTTCACGTGTATATTTACGAGCCATTAATTTGAGTATATCGCTGTTTCCATGTTGGACAGGCAGATGCACATGATCTACAATGTTTCCGCCTTTAGCAAGAACTTCAATCAGCCTGTCATCAAAATCACGAGGATGGCTTGTTGTAAAGCGAAGTCTAGGAATATCGATCTTGCGGATCTCGTCCATCAAGTCGCCAAGTCCGTATTCTAAATCCTCAAAATCCTTACCGTATGCGTTAACATTTTGACCTAACAGCGTAACTTCTTTATATCCTTCTCTAGCAAGCTGTCTAACTTCTTCAATAATATCTTGTGGATGGCGGCTTCGTTCTTTTCCTCTTGTATATGGAACGATACAATACGTACAAAACTTATCGCAGCCGTACATAATGTTTACCCAGCCTTTAACGTTTCCTTTACGCTTTCTCGGAAGATTCTCAACGATATCCCCTTCTTTGGACCAAACCTCAACTACCATTTCTTTTGAGAATAATGCATTCTCAATAATTTGCGGAAGTCGATGGATGTTGTGTGTACCAAAGATCATATCTACTTGAGGATACGTTGATAAAATTCGATTTACAACTGATTCCTCTTGGGACATACATCC is from Fictibacillus sp. b24 and encodes:
- a CDS encoding tyrosine-type recombinase/integrase gives rise to the protein MEEYPHLPEYADSFIAHLQSKGRKNSTVKRYYYDLCDFFAWVRVIKKTDDLKVIQQLDAAALEEYFLFLTEQREYKTATTKRVFTVIKSLFHFLHANRFITYNPFVEIEQKLKEDTHFTEEDFISEEEFQILFHTLSSYEGLTEKQQKYRHLLIKRNKAIVSLLYHYGLTLQEITNIEMRHVHFTQHELTVVNKNETRLIPLDDETQRFIYDYKEDIPEAIRPRSYSSDRFFIAFDYQRGTFRFDYANYEPKPLTVIAIQKMLRQEIQRSGLRKGISSHHLRRTSILNLLKKGKDEEEVQLWFGLKSHLTLHRYETFLDETLKA
- the hfq gene encoding RNA chaperone Hfq: MKQSINLQDHYLNQLRRETIYVTVYLLNGFQLKGLVKGFDNFTVVLEADGKQHLIYKHAISTFTPHRNVDLSSANTNE
- the miaA gene encoding tRNA (adenosine(37)-N6)-dimethylallyltransferase MiaA; this translates as MKEKLVVIVGPTAVGKTKTSIELAKAMNGEIISGDSMQVYKGLDIGTAKITEEEKEGIPHYLIDIKDPSEPFSVAEFQVLARERISEINKRGKIPIIVGGTGLYIRAVTHHYEFSEATKNIEVRNQLQKKADTEGRDALYAELLKIDPERAKEIHPNNVQRVIRALEIYYETGNAPSTQQGNRKNEDESLYQLALVGLTMDRELLYERIDERVDLMVQQGVIEEAKMLFQQDITNSLAAKAIGYKEFFPYLSGESTLEESITLLKRDSRRYAKRQFTWFRNQMDVEWFSMDEASFHKKFTEIRHFVEGKLKISENV
- the mutL gene encoding DNA mismatch repair endonuclease MutL, producing MGKIVQLDEHLSNKIAAGEVVERPASVVKELVENSIDANATRIEIEVEEGGLSLIRVLDNGDGIEPDDCVLAFNRHATSKIKSEQDLIQIKTMGFRGEALPSISSVAQVELKSSTGEGPGAYLFIENGKIKNQQQTNSRKGTDLTVRNLFYNTPARLKHVKTIQTELGTISDLVNRLALANPNISFRLKHNGKELLHTSGNGNLLQIIASVYGIQTAKNMIPVSFSSLDYEVSGYIAKPEMNRASRQYMSLFMNGRYIKNYAISKAIQNAYHTFLPIGRFPISILAVKMDPTIIDVNVHPSKHEARLSKEAELVQLVENEVRKVIRNQQLIPDVQYKKKEQKQKDIDEQSSFSFDYRTKKEDIETDPILDIMPARNLNTTLISQTNPTHVKEAAKLLDENKEVPIPANEPEPDLNQLQNLSKTEEMQEKIPVMYPIGQMHGTYILAQNENGLYMIDQHAAQERIKYEYFRKKVVQVDREVQLLTVPYTFEFTASEAAFLENHIQALSEVGLFLESFGQNTFIVREHPQWFPKSYEKEIMMDIMQQVLEYRKIDIEKLREEAAIMMSCKGSIKANHHLRNDEIFALLESLRASEDPYTCPHGRPITIHLSTYELEKMFKRVM
- the mutS gene encoding DNA mismatch repair protein MutS produces the protein MAQYTPMIQQYLSIKAAHQDAFLFFRLGDFYEMFFDDAVYASQILEITLTSRDGGSKDRIPMCGVPYHSSAGYIKTLVENGHKVAICEQVEDPKQAVGVVKREVIQIITPGTVIDDHLLHDRENNYLVSIEKEKESYAYILCDLSTGELKGYTYSGNDLSFIQLLLSHGVKEIVGNKELSDAWTSIVAQTGQASISIQEENRLEDQFSHLVKTITHPALIRAAGRLFCYLTHTQKRSFQHIKTVEFQQNDKRMKLDAFSKRNLELTESIRAKGKKGSLLWLLDATMTAMGARKLKQWVEEPLFVKETIEKRLQLVENLIGEFFVREEIKEKLKSVYDMERLIAKISYGNASPRDLVQLKRSLLSVPVLKEKIKDIQGVYAAELHAKMNDHKALADYLDSAIHDEAPINIKEGGLIKSGYNEKLDEYKDASSNGKAWIAALEQQEKAASGIKSLKIGFNKIFGYYIEVTKSNLSQVPERYERKQTLANAERYVTPELKEKERIILEAEEKISGLEYTLFLEVREHVKQYIPGLQELASAISELDVIQSFAAISEQYRYVRPTVSEDGKVNILGGRHPVVEKVMDAQEYVPNDIYLNHERSMLLITGPNMAGKSTYMRQLALTSVMMQIGCFVPAESAELPMFDQIFTRIGAADDLVGGQSTFMVEMLETNFALTSATENSLILLDEIGRGTSTYDGMALAQSIIEFIHEKISAKTLFSTHYHELTVLEKSLPSLKNVFVSAVEENGSLVFLHKVIDGQADKSFGIQVAELAELPTEVISRAKTILQTYENHEKRETLPIQEVSASKEDEMEESQLSLFAVKSENVRKKDSKELDIIKEIKDLNVLEMTPLDAINALYKLQKKVK
- the cotE gene encoding outer spore coat protein CotE, coding for MSRRVEQDLTYREIITKAVCGKGRKFSQATHTIAPSHRPSSILGCWIINHAYKPNRNGEAVDVEGSYDINVWYSYNDNTRTEVVTETIHFVDKVDLSVRDKNALGNQYEVTCRALQEPNTLEATISPNGSKVIVQVEREFVCEIIGETKVCVYVNPDGFDDDHKRDWEYDVEDENFEDLDPNFLIGDLEE
- a CDS encoding RicAFT regulatory complex protein RicA family protein; this encodes MSTYTKEDILGKAKELAKMIATTDEVEFFKKAEAQINTNANVARLMGQIKNLQKQAVNLQHYQKHEASREVEGKIDALMAELDSIPVVQEFKQSQSDVNDILQMVSHTISNKVTDEIIESTGGDLLKGTTGSQEGCSPGGCGCH
- the miaB gene encoding tRNA (N6-isopentenyl adenosine(37)-C2)-methylthiotransferase MiaB; its protein translation is MDTTKDNLKETTNDKKRDYSQYFQTTYAPPSLKDAKKRGKEQIQILKDFSIPENLKDIGVGKKFYIRTYGCQMNEHDTEVMAGILNEMGYETTHSTEEADIILLNTCAIRENAENKVFGELGHLKHTKANNPNLLLGVCGCMSQEESVVNRILSTYPQVDMIFGTHNIHRLPQIIENALFSKEMVVEVWSKEGDIVENLPRKRKGNVKGWVNIMYGCDKFCTYCIVPYTRGKERSRHPQDIIEEVRQLAREGYKEVTLLGQNVNAYGKDFEDLEYGLGDLMDEIRKIDIPRLRFTTSHPRDFDDRLIEVLAKGGNIVDHVHLPVQHGNSDILKLMARKYTREHYLELVNKIKAAMPNVALTTDIIVGFPNETEEQFEETLSLVKEVQYDAAYTFIYSPREGTPAAKMQDNVPMEVKRERLQRLNAVLNDISLEKNKAYVGKVVEVLVEGESKKNPDVLTGHTGSNKVVNFKAPKHLIGEIVKVRITDAKTWNLGGEWVVEKSEVVS